The following proteins are co-located in the Camelina sativa cultivar DH55 chromosome 12, Cs, whole genome shotgun sequence genome:
- the LOC104729494 gene encoding elongation of fatty acids protein 3-like isoform X2, whose protein sequence is MSTALINSLTYYLSEHPYIVGFRWSNSQSWGSTWSFLFTSISLYIAVSSTLHIILSALLRRNRSVPLGHIPELHSLLMSILSATIFAGILLSAAAEIRDTRWFWRRSKTATPLQWLLCFPLGTRPSGRVFFWSYAFYLTRFLHMFRTIFSVLRRRRLAVSQLFCNSAMAFTSFLWLEFSQSYQILAILSTTLVYSVVYGYRFWTGFGLPGLAFPSFVVNCQLLLVGCNLVSHAGVLTMHLFKGGCNGIGAWGLNSVLNA, encoded by the exons ATGTCAACGGCTCTGATCAACTCTCTCACATACTACCTCTCCGAGCATCCATACATCGTCGGGTTCCGTTGGAGCAACAGCCAATCATGGGGCTCCACGTGGTCTTTCCTCTTCACCTCAATATCTCTCTACATCGCCGTCTCTTCCACCCTCCACATCATCCTCTCCGCCTTACTCCGCCGTAACCGCTCCGTTCCTTTAGGACACATCCCCGAACTCCACAGCCTTCTCATGTCAATTCTCTCCGCCACTATTTTCGCCGGAATCCTCCTCTCCGCCGCCGCAGAGATCCGTGACACACGGTGGTTCTGGAGACGGAGCAAAACCGCCACTCCTCTACAGTGGCTTCTCTGTTTCCCTCTCGGGACTCGTCCCTCCGGTCGTGTCTTCTTTTGGTCGTACGCATTTTACCTCACACGTTTCCTCCACATGTTCCGTACGATCTTCTCCGTTTTGCGTCGCCGGAGACTCGCCGTGTCTCAGCTCTTCTGCAACTCCGCCATGGCCTTCACGTCGTTCCTCTGGCTCGAATTCTCGCAGTCGTACCAGATTCTAGCGATTCTATCGACGACGCTGGTTTACTCTGTGGTTTACGGGTACAGATTCTGGACCGGGTTTGGTTTACCCGGTTTGGCTTTCCCTTCGTTTGTGGTGAATTGTCAGTTGCTTCTCGTGGGCTGCAATCTCGTGTCTCACGCTGGGGTTCTTACGATGCACCTCTTTAAAG GTGGATGCAATGGGATTGGCGCGTGGGGTTTAAACTCGGTTCTCAATG
- the LOC109127892 gene encoding elongation of fatty acids protein 3-like, with translation MSTALINSLTYYLSEHPYIVGFRWSNSQSWGSTWSFLFTSISLYIAVSSTLHIILSALLRRNRSVPLGHIPELHSLLMSILSATIFAGILLSAAAEIRDTRWFWRRSKTATPLQWLLCFPLGTRPSGRVFFWSYAFYLTRFLHMFRTIFSVLRRRRLAVSQLFCNSAMAFTSFLWLEFSQSYQILAILSTTLVYSVVYGYRFWTGFGLPGLAFPSFVVNCQLLLVGCNLVSHAGVLTMXIAHIY, from the exons ATGTCAACGGCTCTGATCAACTCTCTCACATACTACCTCTCCGAGCATCCATACATCGTCGGGTTCCGTTGGAGCAACAGCCAATCATGGGGCTCCACGTGGTCTTTCCTCTTCACCTCAATATCTCTCTACATCGCCGTCTCTTCCACCCTCCACATCATCCTCTCCGCCTTACTCCGCCGTAACCGCTCCGTTCCTTTAGGACACATCCCCGAACTCCACAGCCTTCTCATGTCAATTCTCTCCGCCACTATTTTCGCCGGAATCCTCCTCTCCGCCGCCGCAGAGATCCGTGACACACGGTGGTTCTGGAGACGGAGCAAAACCGCCACTCCTCTACAGTGGCTTCTCTGTTTCCCTCTCGGGACTCGTCCCTCCGGTCGTGTCTTCTTTTGGTCGTACGCATTTTACCTCACACGTTTCCTCCACATGTTCCGTACGATCTTCTCCGTTTTGCGTCGCCGGAGACTCGCCGTGTCTCAGCTCTTCTGCAACTCCGCCATGGCCTTCACGTCGTTCCTCTGGCTCGAATTCTCGCAGTCGTACCAGATTCTAGCGATTCTATCGACGACGCTGGTTTACTCTGTGGTTTACGGGTACAGATTCTGGACCGGGTTTGGTTTACCCGGTTTGGCTTTCCCTTCGTTTGTGGTGAATTGTCAGTTGCTTCTCGTGGGCTGCAATCTCGTGTCTCACGCTGGGGTTCTTACGATGCANA TCGCACACATATACTAA
- the LOC104729494 gene encoding elongation of fatty acids protein 3-like isoform X1 has translation MSTALINSLTYYLSEHPYIVGFRWSNSQSWGSTWSFLFTSISLYIAVSSTLHIILSALLRRNRSVPLGHIPELHSLLMSILSATIFAGILLSAAAEIRDTRWFWRRSKTATPLQWLLCFPLGTRPSGRVFFWSYAFYLTRFLHMFRTIFSVLRRRRLAVSQLFCNSAMAFTSFLWLEFSQSYQILAILSTTLVYSVVYGYRFWTGFGLPGLAFPSFVVNCQLLLVGCNLVSHAGVLTMHLFKGGCNGIGAWGLNSVLNGAILLLFLNFYMRIHSPMRRRINNTSPELELPANVTEKNLVMG, from the exons ATGTCAACGGCTCTGATCAACTCTCTCACATACTACCTCTCCGAGCATCCATACATCGTCGGGTTCCGTTGGAGCAACAGCCAATCATGGGGCTCCACGTGGTCTTTCCTCTTCACCTCAATATCTCTCTACATCGCCGTCTCTTCCACCCTCCACATCATCCTCTCCGCCTTACTCCGCCGTAACCGCTCCGTTCCTTTAGGACACATCCCCGAACTCCACAGCCTTCTCATGTCAATTCTCTCCGCCACTATTTTCGCCGGAATCCTCCTCTCCGCCGCCGCAGAGATCCGTGACACACGGTGGTTCTGGAGACGGAGCAAAACCGCCACTCCTCTACAGTGGCTTCTCTGTTTCCCTCTCGGGACTCGTCCCTCCGGTCGTGTCTTCTTTTGGTCGTACGCATTTTACCTCACACGTTTCCTCCACATGTTCCGTACGATCTTCTCCGTTTTGCGTCGCCGGAGACTCGCCGTGTCTCAGCTCTTCTGCAACTCCGCCATGGCCTTCACGTCGTTCCTCTGGCTCGAATTCTCGCAGTCGTACCAGATTCTAGCGATTCTATCGACGACGCTGGTTTACTCTGTGGTTTACGGGTACAGATTCTGGACCGGGTTTGGTTTACCCGGTTTGGCTTTCCCTTCGTTTGTGGTGAATTGTCAGTTGCTTCTCGTGGGCTGCAATCTCGTGTCTCACGCTGGGGTTCTTACGATGCACCTCTTTAAAG GTGGATGCAATGGGATTGGCGCGTGGGGTTTAAACTCGGTTCTCAATGGTGCgattttgttgctttttcttaatttttatatgagaATACATTCGCCGATGCGACGCCGTATCAACAACACTTCGCCGGAGCTTGAATTACCAGCCAACGTAACTGAAAAGAATCTTGTCATGGGTTGA